The DNA region TTCTTTTTGGTTTTAAAAGATTCTTTAAAATGGTGCTTCACTATCAATATTGGAAACTTTTTAAAGCATGAAGGGAAGATAGTTTATGTGAACAATGGAACTAATCCTACGAACTGGTCCTGCCTAGAGGTAAATAAATCATTTCAGATAATCTACCCCGATGGCAAATCGGCAATAAGCATTATGGTTCCAAAAAGTAATGCAAGGAAAGTCTATCAATTATCAACTCCAATTCAAGACTTTATGAGAGGGTTTCGTTTCTATATGGGCTACTGGTATGAAATCTGGGTCTTTGGAACAATTAAGTACGGGGATAGATCGCTAAAGAGAACAAAGAAGAAATAAATAATTTCCAATTAAAGGCCTAAGTAAAGGTTTTATAGAAATAGAAAAATAAATAATGTCCGACATTTTTTAATCACTTACTGCGCTGAGTCTCAACGCAAGGGATTGTTATATGCAAAAAAACAACCTACACTCCGGTTCGCCAATATTTTTAAAGAACAAGGAGTTCCAAATGGACGGAAAAGTCTATCCGGACACTCGTGCACGTTGCACAGAGTGTGGGTCTTCTAGTTTCGAGAGCAAAGTCAAATTATCAGGTTTTACAATCCCCTATTGTAAGTGTGGTGGGCATCCTAATAAATTTAGACTTACTTCTTACTTCCCAGACGCTTCAAAGAAGTCAGGGAGATCTCGAACAGAAGACATTAGATTCACAGACACAGGAGAACGAATAAGCGATCCTGGAACAGCGGTCTACATGTTGAAGCAGATTGAAAAAGAAATCGATCTAGGATCATTTAAGCCAGAGAAGTACACATCAACCAAAAACAGGGCAAAGTTTCTCATCTCCAACATTGCAGCTGAGTACATCAAATTCAATGAAGCAAGAAGAGAAGATCCTGACGATAAAATCTCAAAGAGAACTCTCCGAGATAAAAAGACGATTATGAAAAAACATATCGTCCCTATTTATGGCCATCTAGATATTCAACAATTGAGTAAGAAAAACATTAAAGAACTCTTCTCAAAAGTTAAATCAAATAGAAGGAGAGTACACGAAGAACTGACTCAACTTTTAAAGTTTGCTAAACATGAAATGGAAATAGTCTTTACGATTCCTCCACTTCCAAAGAAGCCTTCAAGCTCTTATAGAGATGAAACAACAATTCCAGATATTGACTGTACCTGGAAGGTTATTGAGCACCTTGATGATCCTAGAGCTAAAGCAGTATCCATTATCTGTATGGTCTACCTCTTAAGGCCTTCCGATGTTCTGACAATCAAACCATGCGACATAGATAGAAAGTCTAGGACTCTGAAGATTCAAAGACATGATTCTGATGGAATTTGTGAAGAAGGTAGGAAGTCCGACAGTAAGAAGAAGCAGAGAGAGATTCATGTTCTGCCAATAGTAAACGAATTAGATATGGCTCTAGATTTGGTTGCAAGACCTCCATCGTCTGAAGATTTCTATTTCACAGGAACAAAAGAAGGAAGCTACTACCCTTACTCAACATTCAACAACGCATGGATAAGAGCGAGAAAAGCCGCTGGATACCCTGACCTTCCTTTTTATACATCTACTAAGCACGCAAGAGCTACAGACCTCATAGCTAAAGGTTTTACTTCTGAGCAAGTAAGACGTGTTGCTGGAATTGGAGCAAAAGCATTCGAACATTACAGCAGATTAAAGGCCCACCAAGTTGAGAATGTTGTCATTGATTTTGATAGAGAACGATTCAAAAGAGCTATCGGATAGTGCACACAAGTTCTGCACACAAGCTCAAAAACTGCACACAAGTTGCACGCAAGTTAGAAACAACAAAGGCTCCGCTAGGAGCCTCTGTTTTGCCAATATTTTTATATACTTAAGAAGTATTAAAAACTTCGATAATGGTAGCTCGGGGCAGAGTTGAACTGCCGACCTCCGGGTTATGAATCCGGCGCTCTCACCAACTGAGCTACCGAGCCATCTTGAAGTGTCATTGTTTGACTAGTGTGAATGGGATAATAAAGACCTCTGCGATGTCTGTCAACAAAGTTTTTCAAGTTTTTTTACTTTTTCTTCAACGATTGCGAGAACTTATCACTAAATTCGATTTATCGCTTAAAAACGACATGACAAGAGTGGGAAGGATTTTTTTCGCTTTTTTCAAGGCCTCTCTCTTGGTAGGATAAGGCAACTGACCAATTAGGCATATATTATGAAAAACCAATTAAAACTTTTAGTTGGGACGGCTTTTCTCGTCCTTAATATCTACTCTACGCAAGCTCAAAGCTACAAAGACAAGCCATTTCTCGATAGTGATTGGACTTTAATCTATGAAAAAGAAGGCATCACCGTCTCTGAGCATAAACCAAAAAACAGAGATCTCGTTGTGTTTAAAGCTGAAGGGGTTCTCAAGGCCCCTCTTAGACCGATTCTTTCTAATCTTAGAGAAGTTGAAAAGTCCACAGAGTGGACGCCAAAATTAAAAGAGAAATCCACTCTACTCGATGTCTCTGACGTTGAGGCCATTACATATAATGACAACGATCTTCCATGGCCTGTCAAAGATCGCGACATGGTTTTAACCAATAAGCTTTACCTTGATAAAGAGGAGGCCTACCTTATCGTTGAGACTCATTCAGTTGACTTCCCATCTATGCCCGCACGCCCTGACAGAGTGAGAGCGACAATTGATTATGGTACGATGGCCTTTCGTCCGCTTCAAGAAGACCGCACTTGGGTTCAATTGATTATACTCGTTGATCCAAAAGGTGCGATTCCAAAGTGGCTTGTCAATATTCTTCAACGAAGTATGCCATTTGATTTTTTAAAGGCACTAGAAAAGAGATCCCAAGACATTCGACCAGAGGTGAAACCTGGTATTCAAAAATTAGTTGATGGATTAAATGAAATTTTGAAAAAGAAAAAGGATCAAAAGACGACGGCCATGTAATGCCATCGTCTTTGTATTTTGCAATTAATCTTTGATTCTCTGGCAGAGACTTCTAACCGTATTCATTGCAAGGTTAAAAGCATTTGTCGTCTGCACACTCATGGCCACGGCCGGTGTTTTATAATGCTTGAAAAATGCCTTACAGCGAGTCCACTCTGGAAGAACCTTTTCATAAATATCTTCATCTCTTGAAAGGGCATATTTCGAAACTGTTTTTGAGGCCTCTAATACAACACCCTCATTAACAAGCCCTAGCTCATAAAGAGAAAGAGCAAGGTCGGCCGAAGTGAGATAAACTTTCTGTCCTTCATAAGGATTCACACCACGATCTTTTTCAAATATCCCTGTATTGTAAACCATATGGATAAACGAATGGACTTTCTTATTAGGAAAGAGCTTTTCTATTTCATGATAAACTTTTGGATCGTGCTCACCATTATCGCCTATCATGACAATATAATCGTATTCAGGAAGAAGTTTTAAGAGTTTTTTAATGGTTCTAAGTTTAAAGTCATGTGTAGACTCACGAGTACTCTCACGCCCTCTTACTACACCTACAGGAAAGCCACTCTCCTGCAAAAACTCTCGCCCCAGTAGACGTAGTTTTCCAGGTGCCCCTGTAACATAGTTTAACTGAACATCACGAGAGTGCATCATACCTTGATTTTGAATACAAAATTCATAAGTCTCTTGATCTAAGTCATAGCAGGCAAGAGCATTATAAACTTTACTAAGACCAGCATATTGATTTGTAACACGAAGGCCTCCGAGTTTATTTCCAACGACATAGGTCTGCTTAAGCGTATCATCAATATCTGAGATAATTAATGTCTTCGCGCTTATATTGAAAGCGAAGATGACATTGAATAGCAGAAAAAGATTTTTCATTATAATTCCCTTGTTTAGAATTCCCTTTACTCTATAGCAAATAAAGAAATGTGCCACAGAGTCGATAAATTCTATAAATGGCCTAAAGTTTCGTCCAGAAAAATATTTGATGAAATCTCGCAAAATCTGTCAAATTATGGCATAAGCGCTTATGGAAAATTTTAGCCCTGAAGACATTGAAATTCTTTTTGAAGACGAGCGCTTTATCGTCGTTAATAAACCTGCTCACCTTGTTGTTCACCCCTATCGTGGCCGTGGCGTGCCAAAGACAAAACAAAGTCTTATGGCCCTTACGAGAGATAAAATTGACCAACTCGTCTACCCGATTCACCGCCTTGATGGTCCAGTTTCTGGCCCTGTTCTTTTTGCTAAAAAAGGCCGCTACGTCAAATTGGCCCAAGATGTATGGCACGCTGAAAGTACGAAGAAAGTGTATACGGCCCTTGTTAAAGGCATCCTTCCAGTTAGTGGAACTTATGATTTTGCCCTAAAAGAAAAAGGGGGCTTTTTTAAAAAGGCCATTACAAATTTTGAACCCATTCGCCCTTATGGTGAAACGACTCTCGTTGAAGTAGAGATTTTAACGGGAAGAAAACATCAGATTCGTCGCCACTTTGCCAGAAGAAATCACAACTTATTAGGCGATGTTAAGCATGGAAGAGGCAATCTTAATACCTTCTTTAAAGAACACTACGGACTCGATCGCATTTTTCTTCACTGTCATCAATTGAGCCTTGAAATCGATGAACAAACCTCTATAAATATTTCATGCCCTATGCCTTGTGAACTTCTTGAAGTTCTAGAAAAGCTTGAAAAAAATCCCTTCTCACTGTGTCAATTACCCCAATCTTTCAATTAAATCAGGGAAATGGCCTGTAAATATTACTAGGTCTGTACGGAACTTAGCCATTCCCTGCTATAAAGCGTAGCTAATAGACAACATTAGATTCTTCTAAAGGGAATTTTGTGAAAAGACACCAACTGACTTTTCTTATGCTGCTTACGTTTATTTCAGGGGCCAATGCTCAAACGCTCACTGGAAAACTTGGTTCACCCAATAACTTTAATAAGGTAATTGACTCGGCCAAAGTAAACTTCAAGATGATTGGAACTGAACAGAGTGGAGATTTAAACAAATCAAGCGTTTTAAATTCTTCATTGGGACTAAGTGCCAAGGGTTCAATCTTTCAAAATACTGAAGTCATTTTTGATGGAAGTCTTTACTTCTCTAGTGGAAGCACAAGTAGTGTTTACGACAACAATCGCCTGACAGAGAGAAATGGAACTTCACTTAAAAATGCCTACATCCACTACAACTACCAAGATCTCTTATCTCTGAAGGCAGGGGCCATCAATCAAAGAGAACAAGAAAATCTCATTGTAGTAGGAAGAAAAGCATTCTTAGGAGCAAAAGAAACTCTTTCATTTAATCTCTTTGATCTAAAAGTCACAATGAATGCCACTCAAACAAGAGCAAGATCAGAATCGTCAAAAGAGGGCCTTGGCAATCTAGATGAAGGATCACCTCTTTTTATGCGTGAATCCATCTCGCTTGAAACAATCAATGATTATATTGGATTAAAAGTAATCGTTGGACACTTTGCTTACGATAATCTCAGCAATGATGTGGCCTATAATTCACAATTTCATGGAAACACAGTTTCTGGTTATACAAAAACAAACTCAGAATTCGATTACAACTATGTCGGTTGGGATTACAAGTTAGAAGCTTCGGCTTCATTAAATCACAACCTATCAGTTGGTGCTGGCGTGAGTTACGTGATTAACCAAGGAGCACCGGATTCAAAAAATAGAGGATCTGCCCTGATTGGTTCAACCAAATATACATCGGGAGATTGGACTTATAAAGTTACCTACAACAAACTCAATATCCAATCCGACACAGCTCCGGCCCTTTATCTCAACATGGCCCAAACTCCAAACACAACATCAGACTCTTTAGAATTAACAGCATTAAATATTAGTTCAGATTTTGAACTTCGTCTTTTCTATCAAAATAGCAAACCACTTGAACAAAACTTTTATCAAGACAATAACCAAATCATTCAACTTGAATTAAGGAAGGGATATGAAATTTTCTAAACTTCTAGGGTTTCTTTTAACTGCAGGTGCTCTTTATGGATGTTCTGCAAGCGTCGATGAAAACAAAGAAGAATCAGTTAAAACAATTTCAAATCTTGTCCAAATGACGAGCTTAAGAATTGAATCAATTCAAAAAATCAGAGAATCAGAAACATCTCTGCACACCATCACAGCAAAATCTTATACAATGAAAGCCTGCTTCAAAGAAAAAGCTCTTGGTAAGAAAATCCAATTTAAAGATGTTATCCTTGAAGGAAAGAGTTTTCCAAAGTCACTTAAAAGCACTGATGTTGAAGGGTGCGTAACTTGGGAAGAATTCACTGAAATGGACTACACTCGCTCTCGTGGTCTTATTGAATACACAAGAAAAATTTCAATTGCCGATACAAACCTTTCAAGAGAGATCAACTTTGGAATTGACCCTCTTGAAGATAAGCTTGTTCGCCTTGATCACTCAATCAATAGAACATCTACTATCATGAGAAAAATGGACGCCTCTCAGATTATCGATATCGCGCAAATCAATGCCTATTTTAAGAGTTATACGACTCCTCAGTACGGATCGATTCCAGTTGTTGGTTTCAAGGCCAACATCAAAA from Halobacteriovorax sp. GB3 includes:
- a CDS encoding pseudouridine synthase translates to MENFSPEDIEILFEDERFIVVNKPAHLVVHPYRGRGVPKTKQSLMALTRDKIDQLVYPIHRLDGPVSGPVLFAKKGRYVKLAQDVWHAESTKKVYTALVKGILPVSGTYDFALKEKGGFFKKAITNFEPIRPYGETTLVEVEILTGRKHQIRRHFARRNHNLLGDVKHGRGNLNTFFKEHYGLDRIFLHCHQLSLEIDEQTSINISCPMPCELLEVLEKLEKNPFSLCQLPQSFN
- a CDS encoding phosphatase domain-containing protein, giving the protein MKNLFLLFNVIFAFNISAKTLIISDIDDTLKQTYVVGNKLGGLRVTNQYAGLSKVYNALACYDLDQETYEFCIQNQGMMHSRDVQLNYVTGAPGKLRLLGREFLQESGFPVGVVRGRESTRESTHDFKLRTIKKLLKLLPEYDYIVMIGDNGEHDPKVYHEIEKLFPNKKVHSFIHMVYNTGIFEKDRGVNPYEGQKVYLTSADLALSLYELGLVNEGVVLEASKTVSKYALSRDEDIYEKVLPEWTRCKAFFKHYKTPAVAMSVQTTNAFNLAMNTVRSLCQRIKD
- a CDS encoding START domain-containing protein; this translates as MKNQLKLLVGTAFLVLNIYSTQAQSYKDKPFLDSDWTLIYEKEGITVSEHKPKNRDLVVFKAEGVLKAPLRPILSNLREVEKSTEWTPKLKEKSTLLDVSDVEAITYNDNDLPWPVKDRDMVLTNKLYLDKEEAYLIVETHSVDFPSMPARPDRVRATIDYGTMAFRPLQEDRTWVQLIILVDPKGAIPKWLVNILQRSMPFDFLKALEKRSQDIRPEVKPGIQKLVDGLNEILKKKKDQKTTAM